A window of the Bacillota bacterium genome harbors these coding sequences:
- a CDS encoding glutamate-5-semialdehyde dehydrogenase — translation MEEVRKKGQAAKAASRVLCTVSSVLKNRALAAMAEEIMCAEDEILSANELDIAAGRDKGLSAALIDRLTLTPARIRGMAEGLAVLQDLPDPIGEVISMWKRPNGLRIGQVRVPLGVVGIIYEARPNVTVDAAGLALKAGNAVILKGGSEAINSNKAIVAALRRALVAVRLPEGSVDLIEDTSREAATALMRLSEYLDVLIPRGGAGLIRAIMENATVPVIQTGVGNCHTYVDGSADQDMARRIVVNAKCSRPGVCNACETLLVDASIAAAFVPEVVSDLTAGGVEVRGCPRVKSLCSQVKLASVEDWRTEYLDYIIAVKTVAGIDEAINHINKYGTHHSEAIITSDYAHAQRFLEEVDAAAVYVNASTRFTDGFEYGFGAEMGISTQKLHARGPMGLKELTTIKYIVYGNGQVRE, via the coding sequence ATGGAGGAGGTACGCAAAAAGGGCCAAGCTGCCAAAGCGGCCAGCAGGGTGTTATGCACGGTATCATCGGTACTGAAGAATCGGGCTTTAGCAGCCATGGCAGAAGAGATAATGTGTGCGGAAGATGAGATTCTGTCTGCCAATGAACTTGATATTGCCGCCGGCCGAGACAAGGGGCTGTCGGCGGCTTTGATCGATCGGCTCACCCTGACCCCAGCCCGCATTAGAGGTATGGCAGAAGGGTTGGCGGTTCTGCAGGACTTGCCTGATCCCATCGGCGAAGTGATTTCCATGTGGAAACGCCCGAACGGACTTCGAATCGGACAGGTGAGGGTTCCACTCGGGGTAGTGGGGATTATCTATGAAGCCCGGCCCAACGTGACGGTGGATGCAGCCGGTTTGGCACTGAAAGCAGGTAACGCAGTGATCTTAAAGGGCGGTTCGGAGGCTATTAACTCCAACAAAGCCATTGTGGCTGCCCTGCGACGGGCTCTAGTCGCTGTTAGGCTGCCGGAAGGGTCGGTTGACCTCATTGAAGACACCAGCCGGGAGGCAGCTACGGCTCTGATGCGGCTGAGCGAATATCTAGATGTGCTGATACCGCGGGGCGGGGCCGGACTTATTCGGGCCATAATGGAGAATGCTACCGTTCCGGTGATCCAGACCGGGGTGGGCAATTGCCATACTTATGTGGACGGTTCCGCTGACCAGGATATGGCCAGACGGATTGTGGTGAACGCCAAGTGTAGTCGGCCTGGAGTGTGTAACGCCTGCGAGACTTTGTTGGTGGACGCAAGCATTGCCGCTGCTTTTGTGCCCGAGGTGGTGTCGGATCTGACCGCCGGCGGCGTTGAAGTGCGGGGCTGTCCTCGAGTCAAGAGCCTATGTTCCCAGGTTAAGCTTGCCAGCGTGGAAGACTGGCGGACAGAGTACCTCGACTATATTATTGCGGTCAAAACAGTGGCCGGGATCGATGAGGCTATCAATCATATCAATAAGTACGGAACCCATCATTCGGAGGCTATTATCACATCTGATTATGCTCATGCTCAACGCTTTCTGGAGGAAGTCGATGCGGCGGCGGTATATGTTAACGCGTCGACCAGGTTTACCGATGGGTTTGAATACGGATTCGGGGCCGAAATGGGCATCAGCACTCAAAAGCTTCACGCCCGTGGCCCCATGGGCCTTAAGGAACTGACTACGATCAAATACATTGTTTATGGTAACGGTCAGGTACGGGAGTGA
- a CDS encoding DNA polymerase III subunit alpha yields the protein MAGFVHLHVHSAYSLLDGAGRIEELVRRAKSLGMPAVALTDHGVMYGAVDFYKAAQAYDIKPLLGCEVYVAPRTRHDRTARVDDRLNHLVLIAENEQGYGNLMALVSRAFTEGFYYKPRVDKELLAEHKDGLIALSGCLAGEIPEHLLASNEAGALKAAGTYCDLFGPDSFFLELQDQNLPDQPRLNRELLNLAKRLNIKVVATNDVHYLQREDAVYHDLLLCIQTGKSVHQADRMRFPTDEFYFKSEAEMAQIFSAIPQALTNTVAIAERCQVKLKLGQVLLPKFPVPEGLSAEAYLERLCWEGLIRRYQQAAAQAQERLQYELNIIGKMGFASYFLIVWDFVRFAREHDISVGPGRGSAAGSLVAYTLGITDIDPLAHGLLFERFLNPERVSLPDIDIDFADNRRDEVIDYVKSTYGPDHVAQIITFGTMAARAAIRDVGRAYDYTYSDVDRVAKLVPAEPGVSLAGALTSSRELADLYQREEWVRRLVDAAQKLEGLPRHASTHAAGVVISARPLIEHVPLQQTADGIITTQYPWETIEEIGLLKMDFLGLRTLTVIQETRRLVQEKRGRAQERAAMPLDDKATYELLASGNTFGVFQLESPGMRALIRELKPVGINDLTALVALYRPGPLGSGMAEDFIARRHGRKEVRYLHPLLKPILAETYGVILYQEQVMQIASRLAGFTLGQADMLRRAMGKKKPEVLAGERQRFVAGAQEKGVEAEIASRVFDLMEYFAGYGFNKSHSAAYAMLAYETAYLKANYQAEFMAALLTSIMDDTDKVALYCEECRRLGLKVLPPEVNSSAVDFSVDNGQIRFGLAAIKNVGRGAAQTVVREREKGGLFQSLVDLCQRVDLGSISKRALESMIKAGATCTLGGNRAQQLAILDGAVEVGQAYQRQQQSGQGLLWDLPPASVQVPVPNLAEIQTEVKLAWEKEALGLYLSGHPLAEKADLLRQVVTAWSNELAEILPDTPVVMGGIASNWKEITTRKGEPMAFLTVEDMTGGFEAVVFPHIFAGSRWLQRDQLILIKGRAADHNEELPKVLVDKLLPLAAAQALYLRLTASTQIDIRELQAEIAPYPGDSPVFVLFAHDRRLLRWDRRYNVRLCEDLLARLRQLLGADNVAVKTRNI from the coding sequence ATGGCAGGTTTTGTCCATCTTCATGTACACAGCGCCTATAGTTTACTCGACGGTGCCGGTCGCATTGAGGAATTGGTTCGCAGAGCGAAGAGCCTGGGCATGCCGGCAGTGGCTCTCACCGATCACGGAGTTATGTACGGCGCCGTGGACTTTTACAAGGCAGCACAAGCTTATGATATCAAGCCGCTGTTAGGCTGTGAGGTTTACGTTGCTCCTCGCACCCGCCACGATCGTACAGCTCGAGTAGATGATCGCTTAAATCACTTGGTTTTGATTGCTGAGAACGAACAGGGTTATGGCAATCTGATGGCGTTGGTAAGCCGGGCTTTTACTGAGGGCTTCTACTATAAGCCACGGGTGGACAAGGAGTTGCTGGCTGAGCACAAGGATGGTCTTATTGCTTTATCGGGCTGCCTGGCTGGAGAAATACCCGAGCACCTCTTGGCCAGTAATGAGGCGGGAGCGCTCAAGGCGGCGGGTACGTACTGCGATTTGTTCGGACCCGACAGCTTTTTTCTGGAACTACAAGATCAGAACTTACCGGATCAACCCAGATTGAACCGTGAGCTGCTTAATCTGGCCAAAAGGCTGAACATTAAGGTGGTAGCTACCAACGACGTTCATTATCTTCAGCGCGAGGACGCTGTCTACCACGATCTTCTTCTGTGTATTCAAACCGGCAAGAGCGTTCACCAGGCCGACCGGATGCGTTTTCCCACTGACGAATTCTATTTTAAATCCGAGGCCGAAATGGCCCAGATATTCAGCGCCATTCCTCAAGCTCTGACCAACACTGTTGCCATCGCTGAAAGGTGCCAGGTAAAGCTAAAACTGGGACAAGTACTGCTGCCGAAATTTCCGGTACCAGAGGGATTGTCGGCCGAAGCATATTTGGAACGGTTGTGCTGGGAGGGCCTTATCCGTCGCTATCAGCAGGCGGCTGCTCAAGCGCAAGAACGGTTACAGTATGAATTGAATATAATCGGGAAGATGGGATTCGCCAGCTATTTTCTTATTGTGTGGGACTTTGTGCGCTTTGCCCGGGAACATGATATCTCGGTTGGGCCGGGGAGAGGTTCAGCGGCAGGGAGCCTGGTAGCATATACCCTCGGTATTACCGATATTGATCCGTTGGCCCACGGCTTGTTATTCGAACGTTTTCTAAATCCGGAACGAGTAAGCCTGCCGGATATTGATATCGACTTCGCAGACAATCGCCGCGATGAGGTTATTGATTACGTAAAGTCCACATACGGCCCCGATCATGTGGCCCAGATCATTACTTTCGGCACCATGGCTGCTCGGGCTGCTATTCGCGATGTAGGTCGGGCTTATGATTATACCTACAGTGATGTGGACCGAGTGGCCAAGTTAGTACCAGCTGAACCAGGGGTAAGTTTAGCCGGGGCGCTGACTTCGAGTCGGGAGTTAGCAGATTTGTACCAACGGGAGGAATGGGTGCGCCGTCTTGTAGACGCAGCCCAGAAACTGGAGGGATTGCCGCGTCATGCCAGCACCCATGCTGCCGGCGTAGTAATATCAGCCCGACCGCTGATTGAGCATGTCCCGCTCCAGCAGACTGCTGACGGTATTATTACTACCCAATACCCTTGGGAAACCATAGAAGAAATTGGTCTGTTAAAGATGGATTTTCTCGGCCTAAGGACGCTGACTGTTATCCAGGAGACGAGACGTTTAGTCCAGGAAAAGCGCGGCCGAGCCCAAGAACGGGCCGCAATGCCCTTGGACGACAAAGCCACCTATGAGCTGTTGGCCTCAGGCAATACCTTCGGCGTATTTCAATTGGAAAGCCCCGGTATGAGAGCCCTGATTCGAGAGCTCAAACCGGTTGGAATAAATGATCTCACGGCCCTGGTAGCCTTATATCGGCCGGGACCGCTGGGCAGCGGAATGGCCGAAGACTTTATCGCCAGGCGTCACGGCCGTAAAGAAGTCCGTTATTTGCACCCATTGCTGAAGCCGATCCTGGCCGAAACCTATGGTGTTATCTTGTATCAAGAGCAGGTGATGCAAATTGCCAGCCGGTTGGCCGGTTTTACGCTGGGACAGGCGGACATGCTACGCCGGGCCATGGGCAAGAAGAAACCGGAAGTGCTGGCCGGTGAACGCCAGCGGTTTGTCGCCGGGGCGCAGGAGAAGGGTGTCGAAGCTGAAATCGCCAGCCGGGTATTTGACCTAATGGAGTATTTTGCCGGCTACGGATTTAACAAATCTCATTCTGCTGCTTATGCCATGTTGGCGTACGAAACAGCCTATTTAAAGGCTAATTACCAGGCTGAGTTCATGGCGGCTTTATTGACCAGTATCATGGATGACACCGATAAGGTGGCTCTATACTGTGAAGAATGCCGGCGCTTAGGGCTAAAAGTGCTGCCTCCGGAGGTAAATTCCAGTGCCGTGGACTTTTCCGTTGATAACGGCCAGATCCGGTTTGGGCTGGCGGCTATTAAGAACGTCGGGCGAGGGGCTGCGCAGACTGTGGTCCGGGAGCGAGAGAAAGGCGGCCTGTTTCAATCTTTAGTTGACCTGTGCCAGCGGGTAGATCTGGGCAGCATTAGCAAGAGGGCACTGGAGAGCATGATCAAAGCCGGAGCTACTTGTACTTTGGGCGGCAATCGCGCCCAACAGCTAGCTATCTTAGATGGAGCAGTAGAAGTGGGGCAGGCGTACCAACGGCAACAGCAAAGCGGCCAGGGGTTGCTATGGGATTTGCCGCCGGCTTCAGTTCAAGTGCCGGTGCCTAATCTGGCGGAGATCCAAACGGAGGTGAAGTTGGCCTGGGAAAAGGAAGCCTTAGGGTTGTATCTAAGCGGGCACCCGCTAGCGGAAAAAGCGGATCTGTTACGACAGGTGGTCACGGCTTGGAGTAATGAGTTAGCGGAAATACTGCCGGACACGCCGGTGGTAATGGGTGGGATTGCCAGTAATTGGAAAGAAATAACCACCCGTAAGGGAGAACCCATGGCTTTTCTCACGGTGGAAGATATGACCGGGGGTTTCGAAGCAGTGGTATTTCCGCATATTTTTGCCGGCAGTCGGTGGCTGCAGCGTGATCAACTGATCTTGATAAAAGGTCGGGCTGCCGACCATAACGAAGAGCTGCCCAAAGTGTTGGTGGATAAGCTGCTGCCCCTGGCTGCAGCCCAAGCACTGTACCTGCGGCTCACCGCTTCCACTCAGATTGATATCAGAGAGTTACAGGCCGAGATAGCACCTTATCCAGGAGACAGTCCGGTATTTGTCCTTTTTGCCCATGACCGACGTTTGCTGCGATGGGATAGGCGCTACAACGTTCGCTTGTGCGAGGATCTTCTAGCCCGGCTCAGGCAGCTACTTGGCGCTGACAATGTGGCGGTGAAGACAAGAAATATCTAA
- a CDS encoding DUF2007 domain-containing protein — protein sequence MWTVVYVARNGIEAEMLKGILNQEGVLVMLRALGVPHLGSSSSVEILVPASEAEEANEILQGNLCL from the coding sequence ATGTGGACAGTTGTATATGTGGCTCGCAATGGGATAGAGGCCGAAATGCTCAAAGGTATTCTCAACCAAGAAGGAGTATTGGTCATGTTGCGGGCGTTAGGGGTGCCGCACTTAGGCAGTTCCAGCAGTGTGGAAATTTTGGTGCCGGCGTCAGAAGCAGAGGAAGCAAACGAGATTCTGCAAGGTAACCTGTGCCTTTAA
- the proB gene encoding glutamate 5-kinase yields MRSRLRDVQRITVKVGTSTLTYDSGKLNLDRMEHLVRELADLAHSGHQVILVSSGAIAVGRSRLRVDHRPKTTPEKQALAAVGQGILLQTYEKFFAEYGLIVGQVLLTKADVDNGERYENAVNTFETLLRYEVIPIVNENDTVATEEIEFGDNDTLSAYVAKLAQADLLILLSDIEGLYTADPRQQPEAHLIPLVPEITAEIEELASGSGSDLGVGGMVTKIEAARIAGEAGIPMIIATGEKPGLIKAAAAGEEVGTLFLPPTWR; encoded by the coding sequence ATACGCTCAAGATTACGGGATGTACAACGGATTACAGTTAAGGTAGGAACCTCGACCTTGACTTATGATTCGGGAAAGCTAAACTTGGATCGGATGGAACACTTGGTCCGGGAACTGGCTGACCTGGCCCACAGTGGTCATCAAGTGATTTTGGTGAGTTCCGGAGCAATTGCTGTAGGTCGTTCCCGCCTAAGGGTTGACCATCGACCGAAGACAACACCAGAAAAACAAGCCTTGGCGGCTGTTGGCCAAGGGATTCTATTGCAGACATATGAGAAGTTTTTTGCCGAGTATGGCCTGATAGTAGGTCAAGTACTTCTGACCAAAGCCGATGTGGACAATGGTGAACGGTACGAAAATGCCGTCAATACCTTTGAGACCTTGCTAAGATATGAGGTTATTCCCATCGTTAATGAAAACGACACTGTGGCCACTGAAGAGATAGAGTTCGGTGATAACGATACTTTGTCAGCCTACGTGGCTAAACTGGCCCAAGCAGACCTTTTGATATTGCTCTCCGACATTGAAGGTTTATACACAGCTGACCCGCGACAGCAGCCTGAGGCTCACTTGATACCCTTGGTACCGGAGATTACAGCGGAAATTGAAGAGTTGGCCAGCGGATCCGGTTCGGATCTGGGAGTAGGTGGGATGGTGACCAAGATAGAAGCGGCTCGGATTGCAGGCGAGGCCGGCATTCCCATGATCATCGCCACCGGGGAGAAGCCGGGGCTCATCAAGGCGGCTGCTGCCGGAGAAGAAGTAGGTACATTGTTTTTGCCGCCTACATGGCGTTAG
- a CDS encoding pyridoxal phosphate-dependent aminotransferase, producing the protein MRLATRAQNIGASPTLAMNARAKEMKRQGIDVLSFTVGEPDFNTPAHIAAAGIEAIREGFTRYTPAAGIPELKEAICMKLDRDNELQYEPADVIVSNGAKHSIYNALQALVDDGDEVIVPAPYWVSYPEMIKLNGGTPVIIPTAAEDGFKLRPEQLQEHITDRTKAIFINSPNNPTGAVYSRPELESLADILVPRGIVIIADEVYEKLLYDGAVFTSVAALGPEVKEHTVTVNGVSKTYAMTGWRIGYAAAPRVLAQAMANIQSHATSNPNAIAQKAAVVALTGDQTPVQKMLTEFTRRREQMVKGINAIPGMSCCKPEGAFYVFAQVASLFGKTIRERKINGSVDLAEVLLTEGHVALVPGAAFGDDRFVRFSYATSLDVIEKGLLRVKDVVAEAK; encoded by the coding sequence GTGCGCCTGGCAACAAGAGCTCAAAATATTGGTGCATCACCCACTTTGGCCATGAATGCCCGAGCCAAAGAAATGAAGCGGCAGGGTATAGATGTGCTGTCATTTACTGTGGGTGAACCTGATTTCAATACTCCGGCACATATTGCCGCGGCCGGGATAGAAGCGATCAGAGAAGGGTTTACTCGCTATACACCGGCTGCTGGTATCCCGGAACTGAAAGAAGCCATCTGTATGAAGTTGGACCGTGATAATGAGCTTCAATATGAGCCTGCGGACGTGATAGTCTCCAACGGAGCTAAGCATTCTATTTACAATGCGCTACAGGCTTTGGTGGATGACGGAGACGAGGTGATCGTACCGGCACCGTATTGGGTCAGCTATCCGGAAATGATCAAGTTAAACGGTGGCACCCCGGTTATCATCCCGACTGCAGCTGAGGATGGGTTTAAGCTGAGACCAGAGCAGCTACAGGAACATATTACCGATCGGACCAAAGCAATTTTCATCAATTCACCCAATAACCCCACCGGGGCCGTGTACTCACGACCAGAACTGGAGAGTTTGGCTGATATTCTGGTACCGCGCGGCATTGTGATCATTGCTGACGAGGTCTACGAGAAGCTGCTCTACGACGGAGCGGTATTCACCAGTGTGGCCGCTTTAGGGCCAGAAGTTAAGGAACATACGGTCACCGTAAACGGGGTATCCAAGACATATGCCATGACCGGTTGGCGTATAGGCTATGCAGCTGCACCCAGGGTGTTAGCCCAGGCTATGGCTAACATTCAGAGCCATGCTACTTCTAACCCTAATGCCATTGCTCAAAAGGCGGCGGTGGTCGCCCTTACCGGAGACCAGACACCGGTGCAGAAGATGCTGACTGAGTTTACCCGCCGTCGGGAACAGATGGTCAAGGGGATTAATGCGATACCGGGGATGAGTTGCTGCAAACCGGAAGGTGCTTTCTACGTTTTTGCTCAGGTAGCGAGCTTGTTTGGGAAGACTATCCGTGAACGGAAGATAAACGGATCGGTGGATTTGGCCGAGGTGCTTCTTACTGAAGGCCACGTGGCCTTGGTGCCTGGGGCTGCTTTTGGAGATGATCGTTTTGTTCGGTTCTCATATGCGACTTCACTGGATGTGATTGAAAAGGGCTTGTTGCGGGTGAAGGACGTGGTGGCAGAGGCCAAGTAG
- the pyk gene encoding pyruvate kinase, producing the protein MRRTKIVCTIGPASESVEQVQQLLVAGMDVARLNFSHGDHVIHKRRINTLRVVSKQLGRSLAIMLDTKGPEIRLGTFASGQVTLEEGDSFTFTTYPVIGDRTRAQVSYPQLPQDVHSGQIILLADGTISMEVQEVTDTEVHCRVLNAGILQDRKKLNLPGCNLSLPALSEQDVADITFGVENGVDFIAASFIRKAQNVLQIREVVERLGASTSIIAKIESGEGVENIDAILKVADGVMVARGDLGVEIPAEEVPLIQKMIITKANRLGKPVITATQMLESMVLTPQPTRAEASDVANAILDGSDAVMLSAETATGRYPMEAVSYMARIAKRTESALMYERGLKHQALNEDVSVTDAISYATCTAARALKATAVLVSTSSGYTARMVAKNRPQAPIIAVTAKETVVRQLLLVWGVYPLLTRTTANTDEMIDLAVQVALDHGYIKEGDLVVITAGVPAGVPGSTNLIKAQIVGDILARGTGVGNVGTAGSVCVLKDASEGRQKFNRGQILVTHTTDKTMIPFMERAAAIITAEGGLTSHAAVVGLNLGIPVVVGVKDALQLMRDGMVVTVDPVRGLVYRGRAQVR; encoded by the coding sequence GTGCGCAGAACAAAAATTGTGTGTACCATCGGACCGGCCAGTGAAAGTGTGGAGCAGGTGCAGCAACTGTTGGTTGCCGGCATGGATGTAGCTCGGCTCAATTTTTCCCACGGTGACCATGTTATTCATAAGCGGCGCATTAATACTCTAAGGGTTGTGTCTAAACAGCTGGGCCGGTCTTTAGCTATTATGCTCGATACTAAAGGGCCGGAGATTCGTCTGGGTACTTTCGCCAGCGGACAGGTTACCCTTGAAGAAGGAGACAGCTTTACCTTCACCACTTATCCGGTGATAGGAGACCGGACTCGGGCCCAGGTATCTTACCCACAGCTTCCCCAAGATGTTCACAGCGGCCAAATCATTCTCTTGGCCGATGGTACCATATCGATGGAAGTACAGGAAGTTACAGATACGGAAGTACACTGTCGGGTGCTAAATGCCGGCATCTTACAGGATCGAAAGAAATTAAACCTGCCCGGCTGTAACTTGTCGCTGCCGGCATTGTCCGAACAAGATGTGGCTGATATTACTTTTGGAGTGGAAAACGGCGTTGACTTCATTGCCGCTTCATTTATCCGTAAGGCGCAGAACGTGTTGCAAATTAGGGAGGTTGTGGAACGGCTAGGAGCCAGCACATCTATTATCGCCAAAATAGAAAGCGGTGAAGGGGTCGAGAACATCGATGCCATCTTGAAGGTGGCCGACGGAGTAATGGTGGCTCGCGGCGACTTAGGGGTGGAGATTCCAGCCGAGGAAGTGCCGTTGATTCAGAAGATGATTATTACGAAAGCCAACCGACTGGGTAAGCCTGTGATTACAGCAACCCAGATGCTAGAATCGATGGTGCTGACTCCCCAGCCAACCCGCGCCGAGGCTAGCGATGTAGCGAACGCTATTCTAGACGGTTCTGATGCAGTGATGTTGTCAGCCGAAACAGCTACCGGGCGTTATCCCATGGAGGCTGTGAGCTATATGGCGCGAATTGCCAAGCGCACTGAGAGTGCCCTGATGTATGAGCGGGGTCTAAAGCACCAAGCACTCAATGAAGATGTTAGTGTCACGGACGCCATAAGTTATGCCACTTGTACTGCCGCGCGGGCCCTTAAGGCCACAGCTGTTCTAGTATCCACCAGCTCAGGCTATACGGCCCGGATGGTAGCCAAGAACCGCCCGCAGGCACCTATTATCGCCGTGACTGCCAAGGAAACCGTGGTGCGGCAACTGCTGTTAGTGTGGGGCGTATATCCTCTGTTGACTCGTACCACAGCCAATACCGACGAGATGATCGATTTGGCGGTGCAAGTGGCGCTGGATCATGGGTACATTAAGGAAGGAGACCTGGTGGTTATCACAGCCGGAGTGCCGGCCGGAGTGCCCGGCAGCACAAATCTAATAAAGGCGCAGATAGTGGGCGATATACTGGCACGTGGTACCGGAGTGGGGAACGTGGGTACAGCCGGGAGCGTCTGTGTGTTGAAAGATGCCAGCGAGGGCAGACAAAAGTTCAACCGTGGCCAGATATTGGTAACCCACACCACTGATAAGACAATGATTCCCTTTATGGAACGAGCAGCGGCTATCATTACCGCCGAAGGTGGACTTACATCCCATGCGGCCGTGGTCGGCCTTAATCTGGGCATACCGGTGGTAGTGGGAGTTAAAGATGCTCTCCAGTTGATGCGGGACGGTATGGTAGTGACGGTGGATCCGGTTCGAGGTTTAGTTTATCGTGGCCGGGCCCAGGTAAGATAG
- a CDS encoding cell division protein SepF yields the protein MPDLWRKIRQLLNRDDRDLLDENNEQNEGPSTPEVRVVVRRPNSFAESEAIAALVKSGQAVVVNFEGVPVDTAQRLVDYLCGATYALDGNMEKIGAAIFLFAPMDVNIHMRDLFGLDAE from the coding sequence ATGCCCGACCTCTGGCGCAAAATACGCCAATTGCTCAATCGAGACGACAGGGACTTGCTGGACGAAAACAATGAGCAGAATGAAGGACCTTCGACGCCGGAGGTGCGGGTGGTAGTGCGCCGTCCCAACTCCTTTGCCGAGAGCGAAGCCATCGCCGCTTTGGTTAAGAGTGGCCAGGCGGTGGTGGTGAACTTTGAAGGGGTGCCTGTGGATACGGCTCAGCGGCTAGTAGACTATTTATGCGGAGCCACCTATGCCTTAGACGGCAACATGGAAAAGATAGGAGCGGCTATCTTTCTCTTTGCTCCCATGGATGTTAACATACACATGCGGGATCTCTTTGGGTTGGACGCGGAGTAA